Proteins encoded within one genomic window of Callithrix jacchus isolate 240 chromosome 11, calJac240_pri, whole genome shotgun sequence:
- the TFEC gene encoding transcription factor EC isoform X2, whose amino-acid sequence MMKEKEKTIAIVKVIDTSKLKLLSGSILDVYSGEQGISPINMGLTSASCPSSLPMKREITETDTRALAKERQKKDNHNLIERRRRYNINYRIKELGTLIPKSNDPDMRWNKGTILKASVEYIKWLQKEQQRARELEHRQKKLEQANRRLLLRIQELEIQARTHGLPTLASLGTVDLGAHVTKQQSHPEQNSVDYCQQLTVSQGPNPELCDQAIAFSDPLSYFTDLSFSAALKEEQRLDGMLLDDTISPFGTDPLLSATSPAVSKESSRRSSLSSDDGDEL is encoded by the exons TTATCTGGAAGCATTTTGGATGTGTATAGTGGTGAACAAGGAATTTCACCAATTAACATGGGGCTTACAAGTGCTTCCTGTCCAAGTAGTCTACCAATGAAAAGAGAAATTACAG aaACTGACACTAGAGCTTTAgcaaaagagagacaaaaaaaggACAACCACAACCTCa ttgaaagaagaagaaggtaTAATATTAATTACCGAATCAAGGAGCTTGGCACTCTTATTCCAAAGTCTAATGATCC TGATATGCGCTGGAACAAAGGAACCATTCTGAAAGCATCAGTGGAGTACATCAAGTGGCTACAAAAAGAACAACAGAGAGCCCGAGAATTAGAACACAGACAGAAGAAATTAGAGCAGGCTAACAGGCGACTTCTACTTCGGATTCAG GAACTAGAAATTCAGGCTCGTACTCATGGTCTGCCAACCCTGGCTTCACTTGGCACAGTTGATTTAGGTGCTCATGTCACCAAACAGCAGAGCCATCCTGAGCAGAATTCAGTAGACTATTGCCAACAACTGACTGTATCTCAGGGACCAAACCCTGAACTCTGTGATCAAGCTATAGCCTTTTCTGATCCTTTGTCATACTTCACAGATTTATCATTTAGTGCTGCATTGAAAGAGGAACAAAGATTGGATGGCATGCTATTGGATGACACAATCTCTCCATTTGGAACAGATCCCCTGCTATCTGCCACTTCCCCTGCAGTTTCCAAAGAGAGCAGTAGGAGAAGTAGCTTAAGCTCAGATGATGGTGatgaattataa